The following is a genomic window from Thunnus maccoyii chromosome 13, fThuMac1.1, whole genome shotgun sequence.
ACTTGGTCCAGCAACCAGCAGAAATGTGAGAATGAAGGAAAAGCAAGCAGcaaaaaaattaagttaaaaaggGTCATGTCCATTAACACAATACTATTTGGGAACAactaaatatgtttgtttttactgtggtCCATCACAAAATACCACAAATTCATCACTTTATCCCTGAAAATATATATAGACATTTCTATATTTAATGTCCAAGACAACCCGTATGATCATAACAAATTCTATTTGTTCTGAAGtctttgatacatttttatctCAAGACAGGCCTAGAGCTGATGCTGACAAGAAGTTCTATCATCATGAATTATATACACAAATGTTAGTATTCCTCTATTCCTTGGCTCAATCACCAAGTCAGTTCAAGTATTTGAAAATAGGAAAATATCCTATTTGAATGCAAAATCTCAAGtggtgtatttttaaaaagcattcaaCTGTGGTCCTTTTCTAAGCTTcagtaaaacaacagaaaaagtacaaaaagcTGTATGAAGTGGAAGTACAGTTTTGAGTGACTGGTGCTACTTACTGTGTTGTACCCTAGCATCCacttttttattacattatgtgttaATTTTGCATGTAACCAGAGTTTATACTTATGCGCACTTAAGTAAGCTGTCAGTTCAGGCTTTATGCATGTGCAATAATAAATGctataacaaacaaaacttatGACTGCACATGCTCAGAGATCAGTGTATGTGACTGGGGTGACACCGTGAATCAGCAGCGTTGGCCCTAAACCGTTGGTCACCGTTTCCAGCTGAGTTAAGTActgctgtgactggctgtgatgAGCAGGAGGTCGAGGTAAATACAGGAAGCGAACAGCAGCTTGGGAGCTGTGCTCCATCAACAAGCAGTTCACTGAGGACAAAAAGTCATCGGACAGAGCTTGGTTCGGCTCTACAGGGCGCCCGCCCTCAGGCTGAGTGTGGTGCTGCACCACAGAGTCCCACGGCACGATCTTTATGGACGCCCTGATTCTCAGCTTCTTCAGCAACTCTCGAAATGTCTCTTCGTTTACCACCCAGCCCTGGTCACTGGACTCCGTCTCCACATTCAGGAAGATTCTCATTCTTGCATGGCGCCATTTGTTGGACATGTTGAGCACACAGGCCATCTGCAGCAAAAAGAGGCTGCACACATCCTCATAATCACGGCTGCCTGGCTGAAGCAGGTTGAGAGGCCACACATCTATCGTCCGCTCTGACCCGTCGACCTTGCTATCTTTACCCTCTCCCTCCAACTGGAAGAAATATCGGCCAAGGCACACAttcttgttcattttaatgGCATCAGAAATGATCCCGACGTACTCCTCTGGTGATAGCCAGCGTGGGCTCTCAACGTGTCGGACTGGGGGGAAATGAGCCTGTAATGAAGGCAGGTCAACACCAAAATTATATTCACCCTCGCTGCCTTGTCCTATTGATGCGTCACAGAACGCAGTATCTTGTAAGAAGAAGTCCTCCGGAGTGCTGCTGTCATAGAAACCCAAGATCAGCGTGTTGGGTTTCATGCCACCTTGTTGAGAAATACAGAAGAGCACCAAGAGTCACCAACTGTAGATAAAGGAGCATCGTAATCTGTGCTGAATCATGGCAATCAGAGCTTACCCAGGCCTGTGATGCGCAGCAGATGCTGAGTTCCTTGTCTGACAGAAGGAGACAACGTCAGGTCTACAAAGGCCTTCACCCCGAGTTTATCAACTAGGCTCAACCAGAAGTTGTACTGCTGTTGGACCGGGTCTGACGGCAGGGAATCTAAAACACAGGAGTTGCAGAAATCAATATACTGCATagacataaataaacagtaatacAATACATGCCATAGATGCAAAACACTTTTCACAGTTCAGTGGTACTGCAGTATGGAGGCAAGTAAATGATctcatttcagtgtttgttgacACTGCAGTGACTCCTGAtggccaccagggggcagaAAGGCAAACTGGGAGTCAGTGAATGAAAGAATAAGGATGCTGGTTGTTTCTGGATCTTTTAGGTGCATCACACCTAAAAACtggatttattttcatacagtttggaaaaaatatgtgcctaaaataaacaaaagctgGATTTTTAGCTGTATTTAAAGCTGGCTGGTTTAAAACTCTCAGGTCTGATGCTACAGTGGTACAGAGAAAACTTAATCTCTTATTAATAATGCAAGAGAGGCATGTGACAGAAAGGAGCAGCAGATGGAAAGTGAAAGCCTAATGAGGTAGCTCTCCATGATGGTATGCATGAGCTTTAGGTGGGCCTGTCAGAGATGGTATTCTAATGAGCATACAACTCCAGTGATGCGCAACGTACTTCAGTATTTCATGTTCATCCTGTTTTGCTTGCAgaccaaatgatgaaaaaatataatcacATGATGCCATGTCGATTCAATACATAGAAGAAAGTGTTCCAGGAACATGACAAGATCAAAAGAGgagtaaaaataaagtaaaaagagTTGTCTGCTACCAAACCTTCCTATAAATGCACAGTTTCAGTCTATTAAccacaacaaaaccaaaagtgaATGAATCGGCTGCACACATGTGAAATGATAGAATGAGTCATTCAGTCTGCATTCATATTATGAGTGATTACATTTTGTCTGCAGTAAATGAAGGCATGTATTTAAGCTGGgcattttgaaaaagaaaaaataaaacaaacagaacttGTTGTGTTCGTTGGTGGCAGAGAGTTCCGCTTCAGTGGGGGTGCAATGAAAATGATTCAAAGATAAGAATAATTTAATACTGTTAGCTGCAGATGGCCAACACAGACCATCCACAGAGCATTACCCAGATCTCCCAGCTGCACATGGCCCAACACATACAGCCCTCCCTTCTTCAGCTGGTTGACAAACAGGATGAGCTGACAGGAAGAGCGAGGGTTAGCCACCATTAACAACACCTGTGGCCTCCAGAACTTCACATGGTCTTTCCTCACATCCAGCATCAACAGATACTTGCGCACCTAGAACCacagtggagagagaaaaacagcgCTGATGACTCACTGTACTGCATGTCTattgtgtgtctgcatgcgTCCAGATACCCAATGGTTGCTTCTATACATACCTGATGGAAAATGAGAGCCTGGCTGATGTAGCCCCAGCTGCTGGTGGGCGATCTGTagtgaaggaaaagcagcagcacTAACAGCAGGACGATGCTGCCCGATGAGTACACAGGGTTAATGACGAACATCATCACTAAACAGCTCAGAATCCCCAGTAAGCAGGTGTGCCAGGAGAAGAGCTGGAAGGTCGGTctgttaaacacacagagataaaaaaaacagaggccGCTGgacacatgaaaaacagaagtgGTGACGGGAACTAAATATCACTTTTATTGTCCCATAAAATATATGACCGTCATTTATCCAAGCAAGGCTGACATTAGAGCCATTTATCAAACAGAGACatacttgtaaaaaaaaattgcagtaTTCAATTTGCAATAAATTAGTAGCTCTTTAGTTTCATTGCAGAGCTCTTAATAAGGACTAATAATGACCACAGTCAATTCCCTGATTAGTTAAAATGTATAACAAGTTATTTGTACTTGTTAGTTAATTTAGTCGAGCCTGGAGAGCTCACAAGCCTTTGATTGTGCTCATCATGCTTATAATGCTTgacttgttttgttgtaaagAGTACGTTTTTACGGTTGATCGATTGAAACAAACTACATGGACTACAGAGTTTTATTCAAGTATTTATCAATTCTATGCTTGAACTCTGTAGCTTCAGTGGACATTTACAAGAAACAGACAGAGCCGCGCTAACTAACTTTTTGAACCTGCACTcactaaaacaaaacactttgcCCAACTACCTtacattttcaacttttttagTATCACTGAGAAATTTGAGCATGctagatttttttgtttacttcctGGGCCAGAATTTATGGCCATACTAAAATGGTGGAAAAAGGGTACTATGAAAAAGTGCCATTTCAGCACCAAAAGCCTAAAACAGGTCATTCTCAGGCATATTTTTTACCTCAACAGCAGATGTTCTTGTTGAATTTCTGCTCAACAAGTTTGTAGTCTTATACtaaaaatttgacttgactgtTGGATTCAATTACAGGCTGATGACTGCAATTCCTACGTGCCACTGATGGAGGTCAGTAAAGATCATAGATTACTTATATTCTCCAATTACCTGAAATTTGGTGCTGACGCCCATTCGAGAGCCAAACAGGCCAAGTCGACTGCAGCGTAGGCGAGCAAGTAGAAAACAGTCACCAAACTTGCAATAGCATTGAGCTGGCCTGCAAACaccacacactgtaacacaaacacaccacaaacCACAGGTTATGACATCAGTTGCAAATCTGAAAACATAGACTGCACACCCACAGAAAACTCTGCTTACCTGCGCCAGACCCCAAGTGTAAAGCACCGCCACCCACGGATTCCCCGAGCTTGATGTGATAGCAGCTGGGGCTAACGGTAAAcctgtgagaaaaacaaaagtctctTAGAAAAGGACTCAATACACAAAAGAGGCGCTGCTATGATGAGTAAAAACCTCAAGCCTTACCAAAGAGTTTATCCAGAGCAAGAGCATGCAGGATACGGGACGCTCCGATCATAGAGCACATTGCAGCTGACAGAGAGGCGCAGTATATCCCAATGATGACAAACGGAGGCCAGATGTTTATTCGCTGGAGGAAGCCATAATCCTGAATCAACAGAGTCctaaagaaaaatgacaaatgactttTAATGTGCGTCATATCACAACTGCTCATTTGACAGCTGATCTCATTTTAAGTGTTAATATCAGACAACTCTATCACGAGCCATTTCAGACCTGTCACATGTGGCGCTGAccaagatgaagaggaggacgTAGACTACGAACGTGTAAAAGACGGCTACGATGGTGCCTTTGGGGATGGAGACACTTGGAGTCTTCAGCTCCCCTTCAGAGACACAcggaagaaagagaaaacatcagGGTGTGTGTACAAGCACTGCTAAGATTTACAGaatagtgtgtatgtgtgttaacaGTGGGGTTTTGAAGTTTAGTTAACTTTCAGTTGTGTGATATTATTTTGCTGACAAGAGTTCACAGGACACTACAACTCTACCATTTGGAGCAATGACTTTGTAATAGTCTTTAATACATGTAATATTACGACAACAAGCTTTAACCTGACATATTGGCTCCGGCCATGATTCCAGTGCAGCTGGTGAACATGACGGCAAACACAGTGGCAAAAGACATGACAGAGTTGGTGCTGTAGTCCAGAGAGTAGCCAGCTagagagaaaaatgaggaaCAACAGCGAGACCTTTAATAGATGGCCCTGAATTTATAAGTGTCATGTATCATGTGAAGGTACTTTCATATCCTCACTAACCCCACAACAATCCCCTAACACTCACAGCCCAGGTTGTTCCTCAGCGTGGTAGCGCTGAAGCCTGTGTAGCTGGCGTTGTAGCGGAGGGTCTGGTTGCCAGGACCCTGGTGGGTGATGACGAAATCCAAAGGTTTGACCGCCACAGAACTGATGAAGATGGACAGCAGTGATACAGTGACCACCAGCAGGATGATGAAGGCGGTGCGGGAGTAGATATGAGCGCCCACCAGACAAACAAGCAGGCACAGCAGCAGGACTACTGCAGAGTATAGCACCGTGTACCAGTAACCCTGAGGAAGCACCCGCACCCCATCAGACACAGGTGACTCTAAAACAAAGGAAACCAggagaaaaactgtgaatccTTAAAAAGTGGGGGTGGGTGGATGTTCTTTATGCAGTAGATTAAGTCATTCAGAAAAATTGGTGAGAGAAACAGATCATAACCAAATAGTCAATCAAAACTTACCAGGATCTGAACCAAATACATCAAGTATGGCCTCCACAAGACCAAGAACATACtctccacatgcacacactttgGCCAAGAAGAACATCAAACCGATG
Proteins encoded in this region:
- the slc12a9 gene encoding solute carrier family 12 member 9; the protein is MSNERTPLINTGVCGLSVTAVACGVASDGSPESNSEPPNKDPRRLNTFFGVMVPTILSMFSIVLFLRTGFVVGHAGLLQGLSMVIVAYTIISLTILSICAISTNGAIQGGGAYYMISRSLGPEFGGSIGLMFFLAKVCACGEYVLGLVEAILDVFGSDPESPVSDGVRVLPQGYWYTVLYSAVVLLLCLLVCLVGAHIYSRTAFIILLVVTVSLLSIFISSVAVKPLDFVITHQGPGNQTLRYNASYTGFSATTLRNNLGSGYSLDYSTNSVMSFATVFAVMFTSCTGIMAGANMSGELKTPSVSIPKGTIVAVFYTFVVYVLLFILVSATCDRTLLIQDYGFLQRINIWPPFVIIGIYCASLSAAMCSMIGASRILHALALDKLFGLPLAPAAITSSSGNPWVAVLYTWGLAQCVVFAGQLNAIASLVTVFYLLAYAAVDLACLALEWASAPNFRPTFQLFSWHTCLLGILSCLVMMFVINPVYSSGSIVLLLVLLLFLHYRSPTSSWGYISQALIFHQVRKYLLMLDVRKDHVKFWRPQVLLMVANPRSSCQLILFVNQLKKGGLYVLGHVQLGDLDSLPSDPVQQQYNFWLSLVDKLGVKAFVDLTLSPSVRQGTQHLLRITGLGGMKPNTLILGFYDSSTPEDFFLQDTAFCDASIGQGSEGEYNFGVDLPSLQAHFPPVRHVESPRWLSPEEYVGIISDAIKMNKNVCLGRYFFQLEGEGKDSKVDGSERTIDVWPLNLLQPGSRDYEDVCSLFLLQMACVLNMSNKWRHARMRIFLNVETESSDQGWVVNEETFRELLKKLRIRASIKIVPWDSVVQHHTQPEGGRPVEPNQALSDDFLSSVNCLLMEHSSQAAVRFLYLPRPPAHHSQSQQYLTQLETVTNGLGPTLLIHGVTPVTYTDL